Genomic window (Vitis riparia cultivar Riparia Gloire de Montpellier isolate 1030 chromosome 4, EGFV_Vit.rip_1.0, whole genome shotgun sequence):
GTCATTAAAGATCTTAACACTAATTAAATATTCTCTTAAAGTTGAGAGTCTACGCAATATAGTAACTTCATGAATCATGAGTACCTAATAATTAATGTTATGATTCACTATCTAGCTTCTgtcaaatatataattatatacacTTATGCAGTCACCATGGTAAACCTATCCAATTGGGAGGTAGTGTACTGTACCCTCAAATAGATTACCTAAGTCCATGAACCAGTTGTAAACAATTCATTAATCTTGCAAGGAACTTATAATTTAGATCTTATATGTAACTCCTAATATACTtaaatcatgtacaatataagtgATACATGTCTGAATGCTCAACATAGATAATGTATAGATATAAGTTATaatgaatttcatttattgcatcatgtcatacttttaaagACTTTATCATAACATAGATCATTTCATTAGCATTTATACAATCCGATAATTCTTCTATCATAAATCAAAGACATATTTCAAAAGCCTAAAATCAATCTTCCATTTTACTTGGTGCACTCAAACTATTTGTCCTTCTTAATGTGATTGGaaacaagaatgaaaatattgattttcataaatatatcgATAGATAGATTTTACCAATATATTGGGATATATCAATggaaattttgaccaaaaaaatattagtaggatgaatatataaatatgtataatttaaatatattatgtaaataatataTGGTGATAAAGAATATAAATTCAAACTCAACATAGTAGTTAGTGACATTCAACTCATACGTGAGGCCATCTCCTcttcaattgatttttcttgtttttccctTGATGAGACATCCAACGTTGAAAACTTATAAAAGATGAATGGCTTATATACTGACCGTTGCTCCATACCTCTGTTATTGGCAAACGAAGCAAGCTGACATACTTTCTCAACTAGTTTGGGCATTGAACCCACtttaatcaatattttgaaaagtcCAAACACTTGGAAAAAATCGAAAACTTATAAAAGATAAATGGCCGATATACTGACCAATGCTCCATACCTCCGCTATTGGCAAACAAAGCGGGCTGGCATGCCTTCATAACTGGTTTGGGCTTTGGGTCCGatttaagtcaaaaaaaaaaagaaaaaaacttggaaAAATCGAAAACTTATAAAAGATAAATGACCATGCTATGGTCGGCCCATATCAGAGAATGGTGTAAAATGACCTTTTCTCCTCGAAAATGGGAGAGGTAtggatttcctttttctttgaatGATTTCTCTTCAATCTCCCATTTTTCCCAGAAGATTAACGAAGCTTTTTAGCCAGTTCTTCTGAAAAAGCTTCTAGCCAGTTCTTCCTATCTATAAAAGAAGATATCGATTCTATTGATTTGGTATATATGTCATCTCATTTCTGATCTGTGCAatgtatgataaaataaataaaatagaaaaatgatcaCACGGCAATAACCCTTGCTCGACTATCACTCTTCaacaaatttatatgttttattaCACTCTTATTGTCAACGTAGGTGTACGCATGTAGTACGGACTGGAACAAACTTCATAACAGAAGGGgcaaaagaaacacaaaaaaaaataaaaattgatgcgaaaataataaatgaaatgaagctACTGAGGTTTATTTTGTTCATTCAATAGAGGGAGCTTCCCGCAGTCATAATCTGCGCCACCAACAAGCCTCTTGAAAATGAACCTATAGAATATCACGTCTCTGAACAACTTCATCAACCATCCATCTCCACCTAACTGCGCCCACCCTGATATATATGACCCCGTTATCAGCCCAGTTGTGCGCCACCTCCTTTCCTTCACGTACCCCTCTATGGCTCTGGCCACCGCTCCCGGCACCAGCCTTCCGTTATCAATGAATGAGTTTCCGATGTGGCGGCCTAGGACAACTGCGTCCTCCAGGGCTGAGCAGCCACCCTGGCCTAGGTCAGGGGTCATGGGGTGCATGGCATCGCCTGCCACTGTCATCGTCCCTTTGCTTACATTTCCAAAAATGAGGTGCCATGGAAGTCTCATTAACAGTGGAGCCCATGTCAAGGTAGAAAGATCGCAGTGGCGGACCACTTCAGCGTATGTCGGAGGGAAGTTCTTACCAAAATTCTCAATCACTTGTCTTTGTATTTGTTCTGGGTCTCTTGCCATGCCCTCACctgaaataaaaatgatatcacTTCCGTTTATAAGGCATAGACTACAATGTGAGTTATGTCATGAACAAAAAATCACCAGCAAAGCCCAAAATGTTACAGGACTTGGAACTGCCACTATATCTTTTAGGGCTGTAGTGAGCTGAATTTTACTCAAAGATAGTGGCATAAAGTGGTGGCGATGTCAAAACCAACCTTGAAGAGTAGATTTGAAAGTGAGGAACCAGTAAATCTCTTTATCATTAAGAGGGACCATGCCAGCCCTTATGCCCACATCCAAAAATTGCTGCACTTCATCACCTAACCGATGACCCTCTTGAAACACCGCGAGCCCACGCACAGCCGATCGACCCGAGTTCACCGCCTCGGCCAGTCCCAATTTACGAGCCACCAACGAGTGCACCCCATCACACCCTATCAAAACCTGTAAcacccaaaaatgaaaattctggCATTAAAATGATTTATCCATAGTAATCACCCTTATGTGACATGCAAACAAGCAAATGAATATGGGGTTTGGAATGGGCTGATGTTAGATATACCTTGGCTGTAATCACAGTTCCATCTTCCAAGCGTATGATGTATAGACCTTCTTGGGCCTGGGCCTCGACTTCAAAGGAGATGAGCTTAGATGAGAATCGGATTGAGTTGCTTGGCAGCTCCTCTGCTAGACTCTCCAGTAACGCCTTGCGATGTACTGTGATGGGTCCACCTCTGCTCCAAATTTAACAACCAATCAGATCATTACATATTCATTTCAGTCCTTTTGATTCATAGAAATCGGTGGAAGCCATCCAAGTGGATAGGGTATTGGATTTTGAGCAATCTTACCTATTGTTTCTACTCAAGGCGACTTCTTGGATAGCTCCAGTCGTAACATTTGTTACGTACGACCTAGTCACGAGCAAAAACATCAATAAGTAATAAGCAcaaaaatttcttataaataattttttttaaataaaatctgtTTTTGTATgaacttttttctttaaaaaaaaaaaatggagaaagaaacAAATGGTATGATTCATCATACATCAATTTTGTAGTCGCCATTAAACCAGCCCATACCATATCCATAACGTCACTGgccaatttaaatattttcatatggCTTTCCatgatgggttttttttttttttttaataaaaaggacaacaacaacaataataatatatccTGAACGTGATTCCACCATAATAAAATATTGTGCATCCACCACTGACTACCCCCCATGGCGACCCCAGGAAAACATTTCTATCCACTAAGGCTCTAACTAATGAAACAAAAGCTTAAATAATTAATGCCCTTGAAGTCACTGCAGTAGAATTTCTTGAAACCATAAAGACTTTGTTAATGCTAGAATTCAGCATCAAAGAGAAAAACCACAAAGCAAATCATACAGTGATGCTATAGATTATGGAATTATTTCTTATTCACAGGAAACAACTGGTATGTCTGGAATTTGCAAAGTTAAATAGGAGGACGATGAAAGAAGAAGAATCATACTTTTCGCGGACGGCGTAAAGGGGAGTGAGTTTATGAGAGACGCCCAGAGCATCGAGAGCGCGCCAAGCATTTGGGAAGAGGGTGAGAGCAGCACCAGTGGCTCGGAGGCAATCAGACCTCTCCAACACCAATGCTCTAATCCCCACTCTTTTGAGCGCCACCGCCGTCGCCAACCCTGCTATTCCAGCCCCCACTATCACAACTTCTTCCTCTGCTATCCGTTCCATCTCCATCTCTTTTTTCACTAATGTTCCctcacattatatatatatatatatatatatatatatatattcactaaTGTTCCCtcacataatatatatatatatatatatatatacatagatgGCTAAACTTGGCGTGCACGAATACCCATAATTGGCTAACGACTCATCCCTTGATGACTGAGGATGGAGAGGGACGGTGGCAGTTCTGCTCTGAGTGCTCCCTTGACCCAAATCGATTAAGAGCGTGAAGAACACGTACGGTGCAATGGGTGCTGACCAAGCGACAAGTGACCATGGTCAAATTTGATACTCCCACAGCACTTTTGCAGTTTTAAAGTCATATTTTTCGATCTGAATTGCGCCGCCACTGTCGTTTAGTGTTGGTCAAATAAAGCCCGCCATGTGTCCTCTAACCTCCGCACAGTTTTGAAAAGAGTTTTGTGCTCTAATATTAATTCATAGAAAAATGTTAAGCTAccaaataaatttgtaattgaaTATATAGTATGAGATGTGAGATCATGATAAAGTtaccaaataaatgagattataATACAAATAACAACAAGACTTAAAAATTGTATAATAATAGTACTAATTGTTGCTACCTTTTAAGTAGGTACAATTATTAATACTTTCAAACATAcataaatgtaaatttattattaaaggtATAAGATTATGTAACTAAGAGAATATAAAAAAGCATTCATTATGAATATACTAAGACAATgagtattaatattatataaataaatgagaattataaatttaaaataaaacttatatttttttttaatatttcaataattatgtaaaaattatttataaatatatggatatgaatttattaattataaaaaatacataaatatgaattattaatttatttattatagaaTTTATATCAAATCTATAATCTATATTTATACTACTTATAAAACTACGAgctattttacattttttttttcctaaaaccattcttatcaatttttttttcaaaaataccccTCAACCTATCATTTATGTCAGGTGTTTGAAACCTACTTTaagcaagcaaaaaaaaaaaaaaacatttatcaatttatatcCCAGACATCAATATCCAATTGATTACCCATTTTTCAACCACTACCTTTTTTTTACAttggttttaaataattaataaaaattatcttatcaGTTTATCCGAAACATCACTATTGTCAAACCCAATCCTTCTTCAACCACAACCCTTGTTTTATACTGGTTGTGCATAATTTCTGACATGCTCAATGCAGGAACATCCCTATTATCAAACCCAATTGAGTACCCTTCTTCAGCCACAACCCTTGTTTTACGTTGATTGTAATTGATTGTAAATTATTTCACTCTACCACCTCTATCGCAGAACACACATCGTATCTTGACATGCTCAACGACTCTAGCAGGAAGAGAGCCTTTCGTGAAGCAATTGACAAGACGGTTACCAAAAATTGCCGTGTTCTTGATATTGGGTACCTCTTATATGCTTTGCATAATCCTATGTGTGGTTTGTCCCATTAGATATTGACATTGGAGACTCTACCCTTCCGGGTAATTGAATCTGTGTGGTTTCTTTCTTATTGGTCACAATTCAATTATTATTGTGCAGTGCTGGAACTGGCTTGTTATCAATGATGGCTGCAAGGGCAATGGGCTCTGGTGAAGTCGATGCGGAAGGTTCCGCACCTCAATGGTAtgggaaggaaaataaatgttattaacaAACGCTCTGATGAACTTAATATCGGCGTGGATATCACTTCATGGGCAGATGTGCTTGTGAGTATACTGTTTTTGGATTTGCATCCCACGTTAATTTTTGAGTTTGTTCTGCAATTTATCTTAGCATGTGAGAAATTTTATGCTGTGAATGAGACAGGTGACAAGCGATACTACCTACATAGTAGGAGCAATCACAAGGGATGGGAGGGTTAGTAAAAATTGGAACTTTAGTAGGAAAAATGTGTATTGCACAAAGAAAGTAAAGCAAGGAGGGCAAAATTTTTCCTTATTGGTTTCATGTCATCTAAAATTGCATCttaagaaatacaaaaaatgtaatataCTCTTTGCGCTTTTGATAATTGATCTAAAGAAGTAAGAAACATGATTCAATCACCTAAAGTTGAGCACTTGTTCATACTCTCTTCCTATGTGTAACTTTGTATGAGAACCTCCTGTAACTAGCATTGGGTCTGATTTATAATTTCACTAACTGTTGTGCTTGGATTCTTGGGTCAGAATTCAGCATTGATACAGGAATAGTTGATGCTCTCTGATCTTTTGCAACATGCTCTATTGCATTGGAAAAGACCGTTGCAGAGAACATACTTATGGTAAACCAGCCAGCGCTGCCATTTCCGATGAGTCGTCTGTAGGCTCCCACCATTAGCCAATGCCTGACTGTAGATGCCTGGGCCGACATTAGCCAAGGCTTGACTGTAGGTACCTGTGCCATCACTATTCGCAAGAGGCTGACTATGGGAGACTCTGCTGCCACCATTAGTGAAGATCTGTTTGTAGGTGCTGCTGTCACCATTGACAAAGGTTTGATTTTGATCAATCGATTCTTTTTTGCAAAATTGCTTATCTGTGCCTGCTGGGAACCAATCACCCCCGATCAGCATGTCATTTCCTGTGAGATTGAAATctcttttccaaaattcatcATTTGGTAGTAAgagttgtttcttttatttatttatttagaaatacGGTATCAATActaataatcaatttaaatgagaatttaatcttttcatttagtTGGGTTTGTTAAGTgagcttttttattttcagaaatACTTTTATCAATActaataatcaatttaaatgagaatttaatattttcatttagttGGGGTTGTAATTACTTTatcttttatcatatttgaaggAGTGCCTCGTGATCCACCAATATGATGTTTATTAGTCGTAATTAttgattttggtttatttataaTAGATATGGAGAGAAGTCTAGTTATGGTAAGAGATCATCGCAAAGTGTTTTTTCGATTTCGAATTTAAAATTGAGATGAATGACagttagggtttgtttggaacTCTCCCacaaattaggttttttttttttttttttttttcccttaacaacaaatttgaagtatttttaatcatatttgagtgtgttttaagaaaataaataaaatatatttaatacttatatctattattaattttttacttcttaTCCAAACCtatctttaatttctttaatgaaataaattatttttaaaaaaattcttacctTTTACCTTTTATTATGGTAATAgtgattttcattcattttgagatatttaaatcttttaatattttatatttaattaaataataatgaattaataataacacttattatattatagataatttattaaataaaaagtttcatCACTCGTTTACATCATTTATTTGAacaaatttaaactttattaagaaaattacaatattatttttaaaatattaaaattttgaaataaaatttacaaaaataatgaaaatttttctattgaaattttaattcttttgatttttaaaaatatttttagaataaaacttatttttcttttatatttttttctgatTGATTGAAtaagttgatatatatatatatatatatatatatatatatatatatatatatatatatatatatatatatatatatcaaactagattattaatataattaatgttataaaaaattatcattaaaagtttgaaaacttttcaaattcctcatccattttattctcttttaagtttgaaaaattttctcttcttttgtcattccctattatttttaaatttttctctaCAACTCTTCCAATGGGTTTTGTCTAACAATGCTataggtttgagatttttttttttatccacaaATTTCTTGctcaaattaattcatttttgttcttatttttattaaaaagctcttatataaaaggaaaaaaaatatttaaactatatataaaataattaacaccaaaaatttaaaaatttagtgtaaaagaaataaacaatgtgtttaaattaaaattggtaAATGTTATGGCTAAGGACaagatagtatttttttttaatctaagaaaattgattaaaaaataattttattatcataaaattttatgCCAAAAAGTGTAATCTTATTTATATCTaatcctaattattttttttaatttggtttaacatttaattcaattatttgattttgaatctctacttgttttttatgtaagttttgaaagaataaattcacatactaatttttttattggacttttttcatattctttcacttagaaaaaaattattataatttaattaaaataattttaacataaaaagtTAAACATTATTACCGAAAtttctagaagaaaaaaatagatgattatttttttttctatttctaaaaatgaaaacatataaaacaatcttcaaaaaactatttagatcatttttctcttttaaaaaattatcacaatttaattaaaaaataatatttcaagatgATATacttttttctctctaaaaaagtgataataatttaCGTTTAGTTCTAATTactttattcaacaaaaaattatttagataaATACTAGTTTCTTTgacttcttaaaaataaaaatatatataaatattcattgttttgaattaaattgttatttgaatctaaatttagaacaaaaaaactctTTGATATCTACTCAattctataataataataattaaaatatttaatagcatttcatttttaatatttgatatgtaaaattaaatgataaatttaagtataaatgtattaatatatcaaaatttattatatagaatatgtataatatttaaatataaagatataattaactaatctatttaatattttcttcatatatttttatattattaattgccaattcaaactattttttttttaacaaaagttGAATACTTATTTAccttaataaatattaagaaacattatttatttattatatatttcttatatttttatttataaaaattatatcacttaTATCCATGGAAGTTTCTAACTAATCTATTTAATTGATCTTTCATATATTTAtgcatttatattattatatggaCACAAATCGCTTTTTAGACTAGAGTTGGATTCTCATTTACcttaacaaatatttaaaatcattatatttattttatattttactttttatcattccttcttattttatcatgttattaattaaaaattgattaaagtaACATCtgtgttttataaatttgaaactaTTATGATCAACTAACTTCTATTTCAATTATGATTGTCACATGGATAATATAGATGTCAAATGTATACTTCAATAGTGTAATGCTTTAAAAACTAGTGAGAGATTGTTCGAATAAAGCCTTTAAAAGATGATGCTATATAAcaatttttgatttatttttgtctaataatattttagtttcatttttacctaTCATTTTTTCATACATTATATTCTTATGAGCACTGTGACTTGCATctcttgtattgtacatgattATGTGTATTATAATTTTAGCCTTTAATCTTGAACCCCTTTCATACTCATGTCACATCAAGATActatagaaaattattaaataaaatgtgtCCTAAGCCAAAATATCACAGGTATTACCTCATCCAGGACCATCACAAAGAAAACTATAATATCGAAATCCTTGAACTAGTAAAACttattctcaaataaaataaaataaaaattctattattaGATTTATGTCTCGAAATTCCCTAGTTTGTGTCAAAATTCCCTTTTTGCATTGTTTCCTTCATCCATTCTCGTGCATTCAAGCCTTTTCATCTTGCTTCCAACATCCTTGAATCCTTGGGTTGTCATTTATTTGCATTTATGCACATATTATCCTATTTTTGCTACATTCTTTACTAGATTTAAACATTAATCCTCAATTTGGGACTTAACAtatatttaagttaaaagataataatcTGCActcaaaagttatttaaaaaaaaatatttttatatatggaaaAACATCAATTTTGAGTGTTAATTAATAAAACTATGTATTGTTCCTTCAaataatgggtttttttttttttattagaggtCCCTAGCCTTGTGGTTTTTACATCCACATAATATCTGAGAGATTGTGTGGGTGGTTTTCTATGTGATAATCTTTGTGTCTTTcacattgattttatttattttattctccaTATCAAAGGAGAaagttaaagaattaaaaataattaatttgggCTAAAAAGGTCCTAACACTTGTTCACCCCCCTTTAAGGATTCCATAATCTAGACCTTTAAACTTTCAAATGGTGTCAAGGctagaaaacttttaaaaaccattttttgtcCAATTCTATTAGATCTAAGTTATGGAATCATAGAGGTTTGGATCTTCTATTAATAATTTGCTCTATTTCAATGACAACAGCTATCCTTAAAAGGTCGTAtggatttttttcttgaaaatgtaaTGAGAACAAAGCCTAGAATTCAATGGAATTCAGATGGGCCACCATTAGGATTAGATAGAGTTGGATCTACTGGAAAACTCAAACCTAAACAAGAATGGGACAAAGTAGACAATGAGGACATTGAAAGAAATGTTAAGGCTCTCTATAGTACTTTTTATAGGGTTAGTCCTAATGAATTTCATATAACACTTGTAAACTTGCTAAGGAAGCCAGGAACACTCTTAGTAACCCATAAGGGCACTTTAGTTGTAAAGTTtatccaaaattcaaatgttCATTGCCAAATTTGAGAGCATAAGGATGCAAGAGGATGAAATCTTCTCTCTATTCTATTTAGAGCTTAGTGATATAGTCAACTCTAGCATTAACCTAGGGAGAAGATTCCTTAGTTTAAAGATTTAAGAAGAATTTTAAGATCTTTCCGTAAGAGGTTAAAGCCCAAGGTCATGGTCAATAAGAAAAGCAAGGAAAAGGACTCTATGAGAGTTGATAATCTTGTGGGGGTTCCTTCAAATATATGAGATGTCACTTCTAAGTTCAAAGAAATCTAAAGGTATTGCCCTGAAGGTTtctttgaatgaaaaaattgaGGTTGATCATATTAATAcaactgaaaaaagaaaagtttgtcttacctttaaaaataattaaagaaaccATTAGAATCCACAAAAAGCTCTCTAGAAAACAAGTCTTaacaaagggaaagaaaattgaaagttcctaaaaaaaaaaaaaatgataaaaccatttctaaaggaaagaaaatagaatgctTTAACTATAAAGGGCTAGGATATGTGTCTTTTGTTGGGTTAGAGTCCTAGAAAGCATGacattatgtaatattttagattcattaataaatttatttatttatttatatttcttgttCACTTTACTATCCCatatgcattaattggttatttaagCTTATATGCTCATAGCATTttcattatacatgacttgggtgcattaagagttataCATAtgatacaagtcatgagtttcTTATACGATGATAAATTGTTTAGAATCGATTCATGGATTTAGTTAATCTAGTACAGATTGTAGTGCATCACTTCTTAATTGAAGGATAGTCTATCCTGACTATTagaatgattttcttatggcgagtgcactagtatgtacgagttacacattagataggacatatggtgaatcatgatataagATTATTAGTTGTCATAATTCATCAAGTTACTGTACTACATGGATTCTCAACCTTTATAGGATATTGGGTCTGTGCTAAAATCAACAGAAAACTTTTATCTATGACTAAGACCTTAATGTAGTCATATATCTTTATGAATTAGGTCACCATTGATAGAGGTtggtgacaataggtattctcaatagagacaccataatatctcatggaaGTGAGGTAATGTGTCTCCTTAGgtaatccaaaggacatgtgatctagagGACTATAGTCATAATATTTCCTTattggaaatttgacatatgttccttGAAGGTAGAATAtgtcaattaatcacataatagtGGATCTATAACTTAATAATTGGAgatgtaatcttgataggtgataacactaccttattagattgtAGACATCAGTTCATGAGGGATCTACATGTAGTATATAGTAGGGCACGAACCCGAGGCTTGTCTTGTTGTAATTACATAAGATATTAGAGTGCAATTAATTCCCTTTAGTGGAATGtttaattaactttaaaattggattatgagggaacTAGTAATTTTCTATAGAGACACATCTTCTTTGaaagatttgattttttggTTCATAAGtatgcataagggtattttagtaAAAGTACAAGATTGCACTAGATCTTATGGATTGTCTTTTTAATatagactaattaattaattggagccaactaaggctaattaattaattaattaggccTATTTGGACTATATTATGCGACACAAATTTAATTTAGGTTCAAGTCATTTAAGCTCATAAGGAAAAACTATTGGTGGATGAGATCTACAACATCTTCTAcaatttcaaattcttatttAATGAACTCTACGGACTACATTTGATCTAGGATGAGATCTAGGTATGCTTTCAGTGCTATCTAgattaaatatctaaaatatctAATTggtagatgcatgcaccctatttAGTCCAAGGCTAAGGAATAGAACAATCCAGGGttcctaatattttatgattgtCCCAATCccataaacattaaaaaaaaacaacctagAGTGACATAAAGTCAAGCGAGAGTGATCCTTAAAGCCCTAAAACTGAAAGGTATATGAACAAAGATATTATCTTGCTTTCATTACATCCGTTGTTTTTTATAATGGCAATACTTGTAATAGTGATATTGACGAAATTGTCTCCATTATAAAAATTGGTGTgagaaatatcaatttttgttgaataaatgTATCAAATAGTATTGCTTATGAATCTCTAAAAATTGAGAATGGTgtgctaaaagaaaaaaaaaatatcttgagaaGATTTGGTTTCTAGACAATGagataaatatttgtttgagagAAACAATGCTTTGACATCAAAGAAAGTCaattttatatgctacttcaataaataaaaaatatatttaaaattaataaattattttatatattacttcaaactcatttcacttatttttttattctatttaaaaattaaataatttaaaaatatatacattttaactaattttaattatatttaattttctcctatatttttcatgttaaaatcagacataataaaatcattttttttttatcatttttttttctttctttagtattttttgaaaaccaaacatagcctaaaattATCTTCGTAAGATAGAAGTTTCACGATTCACataattatgaaatattaattcAATTCAAGTTAACTTGATAATTAAAACATAACGCATAATCCAAATCAATATGTTTAAACTGACAAGAAACCTTCCTCTCCGTGACATTACTTATTTCCATCTACATTCTTGGACTTGAAAAGAGTTTCCAAAAGTAAAGTTAGTGGGACCTTTAAAAACATGACTCTTCATTCAAAAGTAACTA
Coding sequences:
- the LOC117912185 gene encoding monooxygenase 2-like; the protein is MEMERIAEEEVVIVGAGIAGLATAVALKRVGIRALVLERSDCLRATGAALTLFPNAWRALDALGVSHKLTPLYAVREKSYVTNVTTGAIQEVALSRNNRGGPITVHRKALLESLAEELPSNSIRFSSKLISFEVEAQAQEGLYIIRLEDGTVITAKVLIGCDGVHSLVARKLGLAEAVNSGRSAVRGLAVFQEGHRLGDEVQQFLDVGIRAGMVPLNDKEIYWFLTFKSTLQGEGMARDPEQIQRQVIENFGKNFPPTYAEVVRHCDLSTLTWAPLLMRLPWHLIFGNVSKGTMTVAGDAMHPMTPDLGQGGCSALEDAVVLGRHIGNSFIDNGRLVPGAVARAIEGYVKERRWRTTGLITGSYISGWAQLGGDGWLMKLFRDVIFYRFIFKRLVGGADYDCGKLPLLNEQNKPQ